TCAACCGGTCATTGTTGTAAGCTCGATTCCATTCTCATTGATCGGGGTCATACTTGCATTCGTCTTACACGGAGAATACTTCGGTTTTCTTGCGTTTTTAGGAATCGTAGGATTAGCAGGAGTCGTGGTAAACGATTCGATCGTCCTTGTGGATTTCGCAAATCAATTGAGAATGGAAAAACCAGGAGAGGATATAGATTCGATTCTAGTGGAAACCGGTCTTTTGCGTCTGAGACCTGTTGTTTTGACAACAGTAACGACAGTATTGGGTTTATTACCGACCGCGTATGGAATCGGAGGACGGGACCCATTCTTAGTTCCAATGGCTTTGGCTTTCGGTTGGGGATTGGCTTTTTCTTCCTTTCTTACCTTGGTCGCAGTTCCCGTTTTGTATAAAACCGTTTACAACGCACAACAAAGGGTCAATCGATTCTTCGGAAAAGCTTGAGACGAAGACCGTCGTCATCAAAAGAATGTTGCTCGTTTTTAGGAATCTAATCTTGTCCTTTGTTCCGAAAACGAGCGACGTTATTCTCTTTTCATCGTATGTCTTTGTTTTTTTCAGGAAGAGTCTCGAAAAAGGAGATATAGAAAAGAAGTTTGAAAAATTGAAAAAATAAATTTACTGATCTTTGCGTTTCTTAGTTTTTACTTGAATTGTGTAGCGGAGACAAAAATAGACGAAGCGCTCTATAACAAAGGTTGGAAGAGATCTTATAATCAATCGAAGGAGAAAACGTTTCAGGTAATCATTCAGGCATGAAAAGAATTCAATGTAGCGATTGAAAAACAGGATAAAGAAAAGGGAATCTTAGTCACCGAAAAAACTCCTTTTTACGAATTGATCCAATTCACTGGAAATCAGTATGTTGCAAACGGGCAATCGTATGTCGCTTATCACAAATATTATCTTCAAATTTCCGGAGATAAATCCAACGCCCCCGTGAAAACGGTAAAATAAAGACTTTGGAATAACAACATCGAACAAACCGAGCTGAACGCTGAATGGTGTAAACAGAATGTGTGGGATCCTCTATTCAAAGAAATTCAGATCAAAATTGACGGATTCTTAAGAAAAAACTGTTTTGAATTGGAATCGTTCGTCGTTAAAACGATAATTCCGCCTTAAAACAAGAAAGCGCCCCACCCTGAATTGGGTGGTGGAGGCGGGCTTGGTGGGAAAAAGTTGAGAGACATTCCTATAACAGAATATTCTAACTTTTGCAAGCAGAAAATCTCCTCTAATTTGTAGGAATTCCTACACTTTCTTACAATTTATCTCCCGCCTAAAATTGGAAGCGAATCTGCTGAAACTAAAAAAATAGTGAAAGTTTGAAACAATGCATTATTTTTTGATTCTCCAAAAAATAAAAAAGCCCTCGTTTAAAAACTCTTACAAGAAATTAGTCTTTGAATTCTTCTTCAAAAATACAAAGTTATCAAATCAATCCTGTTGATCATTGATGATCTCTGGAATCGTCACAAAACTATAACCTTTTGAAAGCATCTCTTGGATAAAATCCGGAAGAATGTAAATTAATTTCTCCGTTTGTCTTGGAGAGCCTAAGTGCATCAAAATAATTGCCCCGTTCATCCCATTCTTATCCGCTTCTTCCCAACGATATAAGAAGTCGAGAGCTTCCGCCCTTGTTTTGTAATTTGGGTTCGGTAGAATCCGAGTCTTTCCGGTTTGCGGATCTTTTTTATAAATGAATTTCTTATATACGAAATCCGGAATATCCAAGGAACCGACTGAGTTATTGCTCCAAAAAATGTGTTGAGTAAAGCCGAGTTTGCCGAAAGTTTTAATTACAAGAGGATCAAAACCGCCATAGGGAAGACGATACAACTTTGTAAGTTCTTTACCCGTAATCGATTCGAATTTTTCTTCCACCATCCTCATCTCTTGTTGCAAAAAATTCGTATCCGGAATCTCATCCGAAACGTATGTTAAAAGAGCCCTCTTTCGAAGAGAGGATTCATATAAGCTTCTTGGAATATTATAATGACTCCATGTATGATTTCCAAAGACGACTCGATTTCCCAGTTGAGAGAGTTTTTTTAAATAATAGATGTTCGTGTTGCTAAAAAGGGAGCCGTTCTTGAGAGCGGGGTTTTCATTCGAGACGAATAAGGTAATCTTTATCGGAAAATTAGAAAGATATTCGTAGAGTAGTTTTAGATCCTCTCCGGTTCCCAAATCGAAAGTAAGGGCGATTTCTTTAAAGTTTACATTTCCGCGATTTATATTTTTTCCGATATCCGTTCCAGGAAGAGCATCCAGAATGGTTTTATTCTCTAAGACTTGATCGGATAAATCTCCGTCCGGTACCGCATCGTAGAGTTCGGATTTGAATTTGAGAAGTTCTTCCTCTTGTTGCTGTTCTTCTAATCGAAGCGAGGTTAACGTTTCCTCTAAATTCGTGATGTGAACCGTCTGTTTTTCAACGGTCGCTTCCAATCGAAAGATCTTATTTGTTAGGGTAAGAATCGAAACGGAACCCAAAAAGGTGAAAAATCCGATCGAAAATAAAATGCGAAGCATTTTAAACTTTCTCTCGATTACTTCCGACTCGATTCCGCTTCTTTTGATTTCGGAAATCGTTCTCGACA
This is a stretch of genomic DNA from Leptospira stimsonii. It encodes these proteins:
- a CDS encoding polysaccharide deacetylase family protein; the protein is MLSEEESSELSRTISEIKRSGIESEVIERKFKMLRILFSIGFFTFLGSVSILTLTNKIFRLEATVEKQTVHITNLEETLTSLRLEEQQQEEELLKFKSELYDAVPDGDLSDQVLENKTILDALPGTDIGKNINRGNVNFKEIALTFDLGTGEDLKLLYEYLSNFPIKITLFVSNENPALKNGSLFSNTNIYYLKKLSQLGNRVVFGNHTWSHYNIPRSLYESSLRKRALLTYVSDEIPDTNFLQQEMRMVEEKFESITGKELTKLYRLPYGGFDPLVIKTFGKLGFTQHIFWSNNSVGSLDIPDFVYKKFIYKKDPQTGKTRILPNPNYKTRAEALDFLYRWEEADKNGMNGAIILMHLGSPRQTEKLIYILPDFIQEMLSKGYSFVTIPEIINDQQD